From Halorubrum salinarum, the proteins below share one genomic window:
- a CDS encoding phage tail tape measure protein, whose product MKEAVAGAGAVLAGAGVAGLAGAASAAADFESAMVEVEKVTNPETAEAMSGSIRELAETIPLAQSKLAKLAADAGRFGVEGTANMERFVEATAKMASATNMNASQAGQAFAKLTELTGTPISEVENLGSAINELSNNTATSAREISQSMLRSAGALSQLGLNQTEIAGMSAALNEVSESSERAGTRLRRLGQEMMNPKNASALASALGMTTAEFETLREESPDELILQMAEAMESGGKQADALKNVLSTTSRQALAGMAQNLEGARNALEMSSTAYEENTSVQEEFNAASDTFNKQLQTLQNRLRNVAIVMGNQILPVLIDAMDAVTPLIDAFADVNERLDGMPALLATVGVALTGLGAIAVSVGPAIVGALSPVLGPVVAITAAIGALGYAWKTNFGGIRDATKQAWSTLKPLLLSVKRVLLEVFDEYAMPMFKELRSVAKAEFRAIEKQIVPTMNHIGNVVTNVLSAVGTFWDTHGERIKKIVGAYFGYLELTIATTMRAISAVVQSILALMRGDFDEVLDIISRFWTKTFNDILAFVNGPWMSGVKAAFGLFYEVVTGVFKQLYKFLIGGSLVPKTFNEILAFLTQWIARARKTFNSFLNRLFSIWKRGLTRVYTFSKDIFERVTGWVQGTGAMLFESAFGSVLTSIVGVVDDIRAEINAIVDTVITQIQEALDFATELNNFSFDIDWPDPPEIVEDAFNGELDIDWPDPPDIGALGSGDGSSIASLASGGLVTERTLAMVGEGAEREAVLPLSKLSTYLDTAYEVGADTVSPSAQSGGQSASSALTATLRVEGDGELAELIREHAELVVEERDASKRARIARN is encoded by the coding sequence ATGAAAGAAGCAGTCGCTGGTGCCGGTGCCGTCCTTGCTGGTGCCGGCGTCGCCGGCCTTGCTGGCGCAGCGAGCGCTGCTGCGGACTTCGAGAGCGCGATGGTTGAGGTGGAGAAGGTGACGAATCCGGAGACAGCCGAGGCGATGTCGGGCTCCATCCGGGAGCTGGCTGAGACGATCCCACTCGCACAGAGCAAACTCGCGAAGCTCGCTGCGGACGCGGGCCGGTTCGGGGTGGAAGGCACCGCGAACATGGAGCGGTTCGTCGAGGCGACGGCGAAGATGGCCTCCGCGACGAATATGAACGCCTCGCAGGCTGGCCAGGCGTTCGCGAAGCTCACGGAACTCACCGGGACGCCCATCTCTGAAGTCGAGAATCTCGGTTCCGCCATCAACGAGCTGTCGAATAACACCGCCACGAGCGCTCGGGAGATCTCGCAATCGATGCTCCGTTCCGCGGGCGCACTCTCACAGCTCGGGTTGAACCAGACAGAGATCGCTGGGATGTCAGCAGCACTCAACGAAGTGAGCGAATCCTCAGAGCGTGCTGGGACACGACTCCGCCGGCTCGGCCAGGAGATGATGAACCCGAAGAACGCCAGCGCCCTCGCGTCTGCGCTCGGGATGACGACGGCTGAGTTCGAGACGTTGCGCGAGGAGTCGCCGGACGAGCTCATCCTCCAGATGGCGGAGGCGATGGAGTCCGGTGGCAAACAGGCAGACGCACTCAAGAACGTGCTCTCGACGACGTCACGACAGGCGCTGGCTGGGATGGCACAGAATCTCGAGGGAGCTCGCAACGCACTCGAGATGTCTAGTACCGCCTACGAGGAGAACACCTCCGTCCAGGAGGAGTTCAACGCTGCCTCCGACACGTTCAACAAGCAGCTCCAGACGCTACAGAATCGCCTCCGGAACGTTGCCATCGTGATGGGCAACCAGATCCTCCCGGTGCTCATCGACGCGATGGACGCGGTGACACCACTCATCGACGCGTTCGCGGACGTAAACGAGCGCCTCGATGGGATGCCAGCATTGCTGGCGACTGTCGGTGTCGCACTGACGGGACTTGGTGCGATCGCCGTGAGTGTTGGCCCCGCAATTGTGGGCGCACTCTCACCCGTCCTTGGCCCTGTCGTAGCCATCACGGCTGCTATTGGCGCACTCGGATACGCCTGGAAGACTAATTTCGGCGGGATTCGCGACGCCACAAAGCAGGCCTGGAGTACACTCAAACCGCTGTTACTCAGTGTCAAGCGAGTCTTGCTAGAAGTGTTCGACGAATACGCGATGCCGATGTTCAAGGAACTCCGATCCGTCGCGAAGGCGGAGTTCCGAGCGATCGAAAAGCAGATCGTCCCGACGATGAACCACATCGGCAACGTCGTTACGAACGTTCTCTCCGCTGTCGGCACATTCTGGGACACCCACGGAGAGCGAATAAAGAAAATCGTCGGGGCGTACTTCGGGTATCTTGAGCTGACGATCGCGACGACGATGCGGGCGATTTCGGCGGTGGTTCAGTCGATCCTCGCGCTCATGCGAGGCGACTTTGACGAGGTGCTGGACATCATCTCGCGGTTCTGGACGAAAACGTTCAACGACATCCTCGCCTTCGTGAACGGGCCCTGGATGTCGGGAGTTAAGGCTGCCTTCGGACTCTTTTACGAGGTTGTTACTGGCGTCTTCAAGCAGCTCTACAAGTTCCTGATCGGCGGATCGCTCGTTCCCAAAACGTTCAACGAGATTCTCGCCTTCCTTACCCAGTGGATCGCTCGTGCCAGGAAGACGTTCAATTCCTTCCTGAACCGGCTCTTTTCAATCTGGAAGCGCGGACTGACACGCGTCTATACCTTCTCCAAAGACATCTTCGAGCGGGTTACAGGCTGGGTTCAGGGCACAGGTGCGATGCTGTTCGAGTCGGCTTTCGGCTCCGTTCTCACCAGCATTGTTGGTGTCGTCGACGACATCAGAGCCGAGATCAACGCCATCGTCGACACTGTCATTACGCAAATTCAGGAAGCGCTTGACTTCGCCACAGAGCTGAACAACTTCAGCTTCGATATCGACTGGCCAGATCCCCCCGAAATTGTTGAAGACGCGTTCAACGGCGAACTTGACATCGACTGGCCCGATCCACCGGACATCGGTGCCCTCGGTAGCGGTGATGGCTCGTCAATTGCGAGCCTCGCCTCAGGAGGCCTCGTTACTGAGCGCACGCTCGCAATGGTTGGAGAAGGCGCTGAGCGCGAGGCTGTCCTCCCACTCTCGAAGCTCTCCACGTATCTCGACACCGCGTACGAAGTCGGCGCCGACACAGTCTCTCCGTCGGCCCAGTCGGGCGGACAGTCGGCCTCGTCGGCGCTGACAGCCACCCTCCGCGTCGAAGGGGACGGCGAGCTCGCGGAGCTCATCCGCGAACACGCTGAGCTCGTTGTCGAAGAGCGCGACGCCTCGAAGCGCGCCCGTATCGCTCGCAACTAA